The Panicum virgatum strain AP13 chromosome 5K, P.virgatum_v5, whole genome shotgun sequence genome has a window encoding:
- the LOC120707967 gene encoding pentatricopeptide repeat-containing protein At4g32450, mitochondrial-like, with the protein MAAMVGARRALLAARYSPRGAIGASAAPVPPYRLADSPPRFPAEKSCAQSWIPHRAAGNLASERTDEDYHREWGQNNAGSYVNSRSNHFDHQLKRDAHSAGSTSGVNIGGSSEQPHRSGASYGFPNSNQTHTGARANNEQPGYNATQPYYRTSNAYSQQSLGGHLPNAHQQCNGAEAKSTPSGYGKGQTYHHPNGYGTYDSGYNTQSHRKTYKGERAIAAQYGYGPSGQGPNSVGNGQQVFQQQQYVDHRSRGSYPDRPGNPTSQYANPTHFRKEHVTGFRQGSSSNYGYNAPKANQSPYVTSQTDSRSTQGYSMYLNTDVQRFPNGIHQEKHSHVQPTTSFGNHLNGGPHQGGVYYQPLPGNPSTDGSPSEVSNEVSSKHKVTVEELEKLCENGNVKEATEILALLQENGTVLHAHQYFRLMQACGDATALEEARVIHSQISESSITMDTDTQNKILEMYAKCGSMEDAKKFFSTMDHHNLASWNAMISGFVHNGHGEEATDFFDQFKQTGDKPDPVMFKHIFLACGIMGSVEEGMLHFEAMQKDFDIIPTMEHYASIVSMLGQSGYIAEAHEFVERMPVEPGIEVWENLMNLCRLNGFLELGDRCAQIIERLDSSRLNEQSKMGLFPVDASDLAKEKERKKASVAEARSKVHEYRAGDRSHPDTHKIYEELRYLSAHMKEAGYIADTRFVLHDVDQETKEEALLAHSERLAISYGLITSAARSPIRVIKNLRSCGDCHTAFKIISKLVGRQIIARDAKRFHHFENGVCSCKDYW; encoded by the exons atgGCCGCCATGGTCGGAGCGCGCAGggcgctcctcgccgcccgcTACTCCCCTCGCGGCGCGATCGGGGCATCGGCCGCGCCCGTCCCCCCGTACCGGCTCGCGGATTCGCCGCCCAG GTTTCCAGCTGAAAAAAGTTGTGCGCAGTCTTGGATTCCACATCGAGCAGCTGGCAACCTTGCATCTGAACGTACTGATGAAGACTATCACCGCGAATGGGGACAAAACAACGCAGGGAGCTATGTGAACTCCCGTTCAAATCACTTCGACCACCAGCTTAAGAGAGATGCCCATTCAGCTGGTTCCACAAGTGGTGTGAATATTGGTGGTAGTTCCGAGCAACCGCACAGAAGTGGTGCATCGTATGGCTTTCCAAACAGTAACCAGACACATACTGGTGCAAGAGCAAACAATGAGCAACCTGGATATAATGCGACACAACCTTATTATAGAACTAGTAATGCATACAGCCAGCAAAGCCTTGGTGGACATCTTCCAAATGCCCATCAGCAGTGCAATGGTGCAGAAGCTAAAAGTACCCCGTCTGGGTATGGTAAAGGGCAAACTTATCATCATCCTAATGGATATGGTACATATGACTCCGGATATAACACCCAAAGTCACCGGAAAACCTATAAAGGAGAGAGAGCTATTGCTGCGCAGTATGGATATGGTCCTTCAGGACAAGGTCCAAACTCAGTTGGAAATGGTCAGCAAGTCTTTCAGCAACAGCAATACGTTGATCATAGATCTAGGGGCAGTTATCCTGATAGACCTGGTAATCCGACCTCTCAGTATGCAAATCCAACTCATTTCCGTAAGGAGCATGTTACAGGGTTTCGGCAAGGCAGCAGTAGCAATTACGGATATAATGCTCCAAAAGCAAATCAGAGCCCTTATGTCACTAGCCAAACTGACTCAAGGAGCACTCAAGGATATTCCATGTACCTAAATACAGATGTGCAACGCTTCCCTAATGGAATTCATCAAGAAAAACATTCACACGTTCAACCTACTACATCGTTTGGCAATCACTTGAACGGTGGCCCACATCAGGGTGGCGTATACTATCAACCACTGCCTGGCAACCCTTCAACTGATGGCTCACCTTCTGAAGTATCTAACGAAGTCAGCAGCAAACACAAAGTTACTGTTGAAGAACTGGAGAAGTTATGTGAAAATGGCAATGTAAAAGAAGCGACGGAGATTCTGGCTTTGCTACAGGAAAATGGAACTGTGCTACATGCTCATCAGTACTTTAGACTGATGCAAGCATGCGGTGATGCAACTGCTCTTGAAGAAGCAAGAGTAATACATAGTCAGATTTCTGAATCATCAATTACTATGGACACAGatactcaaaacaaaattttggaGATGTATGCTAAATGTGGTTCAATGGAGGATGCTAAGAAGTTTTTCAGTACTATGGATCATCATAACTTGGCTTCTTGGAACGCTATGATATCAGGTTTTGTGCATAATGGTcatggtgaagaagcaactGATTTTTTCGATCAGTTTAAGCAGACAGGGGATAAACCAGATCCTGTCATGTTCAAACATATTTTCCTGGCCTGTGGAATTATGGGATCTGTTGAAGAAGGAATGTTGCATTTTGAAGCAATGCAGAAGGATTTTGATATAATTCCTACCATGGAACATTATGCTAGCATTGTTAGTATGCTTGGGCAGTCTGGCTACATTGCTGAAGCTCATGAATTTGTGGAGCGGATGCCTGTGGAACCAGGCATTGAGGTCTGGGAAAATTTGATGAACTTGTGTCGACTTAATGGCTTCTTAGAGCTTGGAGATCGTTGCGCTCAAATAATAGAACGTTTGGATTCTTCTAGGCTGAATGAACAATCCAAAATGGGTCTTTTCCCTGTCGACGCTTCAGACCTtgcaaaggaaaaagaaaggaaaaaggcTAGTGTGGCTGAAGCTAGGAGCAAGGTCCACGAATATAGAGCTGGAGATCGATCCCACCCTGACACTCATAAGATCTATGAAGAGCTGAGGTACTTGTCAGCTCATATGAAGGAAGCTGGGTATATTGCTGACACCCGGTTCGTGCTTCACGACGTTGATCAAGAAACAAAAGAGGAAGCTTTGCTGGCTCACAGCGAGAGGCTGGCTATCAGTTACGGTCTTATAACAAGCGCTGCTCGTTCTCCCATTCGGGTTATAAAGAATCTTCGTTCCTGTGGAGATTGTCACACGGCTTTCAAGATAATCTCAAAACTTGTTGGCCGTCAGATCATTGCAAGGGATGCAAAGAGGTTCCACCACTTTGAAAATGGTGTCTGCTCTTGCAAAGACTATTGGTAA
- the LOC120707970 gene encoding protein NUCLEAR FUSION DEFECTIVE 6, mitochondrial-like, with protein sequence MAAAAAAAAAGGGARRALAALRSGSPSTFSATLSRQAASRSPELAAASLPRASRRRLAISRVPVAALGCVQGSLMPMHSATASALLTSMLGLKPGSWGWLSEGFATPL encoded by the exons atggcggcggctgcggctgcggcggcggctggtggcggcgcgcggcgcgccctAGCGGCACTGCGCTCGGGTTCCCCGTCGACCTTCTCCGCGACGCTCTCCCGCCAGGCGGCGTCTCGGTCTCCGGAGCTGGCCGCCGCGTCTCTCCCCCGCGCCTCTCGCCGTCGCCTCGCGATCTCGAG GGTGCCGGTTGCGGCGCTCGGCTGCGTGCAGGGTTCGCTGATGCCGATGCACAGCGCCACGGCGTCGGCGCTGCTCACCTCCATGCTCGGGCTTAAGCCTGGCTCTTGGGGCTGGCTCTCCGAAG GATTTGCTACGCCTCTATAA